In the Candidatus Izemoplasmatales bacterium genome, ACGGACCCCGATCGGGTTCCATGCCGGCTCTTTTGATCCATGGTGTGTATCGATCAGCGCGCGTCGGACGGGCGATACCGCTTCAATCCGGCGTCGTAGACGTAGCCGATCCGCGCAAGCATCTGGTCGAGCAGCGGCCGTTCGACGGCGAGCTCCTCGCAGACGCCGTCGAGGTCCTTGACACCGTCGCGCAGTTTCGTGTTGACGAGCGACACGACGACGTGCGGATCCATCTTGTAGAGCGAACTCATGATCTCATCTCCTGAAAAAAAACATGAACGGGACGCGCGGTCCCGTTCCTGGTCTATGGGTGGTGCGGGAACCGTATCGGCATGGCGGGGTTTCGTCCCGGCGGAACGGTACATGTCGGCACGGCGCGTGAGCATCGCGGGGTCATCAAGCAGTCTGTGGGGGCATTCCGCGATCCGTCGCGTCGGGACGAAACCGCCAAACCGGTCGGCTCGCGCCGACGAGAAACATTATACTCCAACGTGCGCGCGAACGCAAGGAAAAGATGCGCCTTCCGATTAGTCTTCCGGGAACGGCCGCGTCGGCCGGTCCGGGATCCTGAGGACGACCCGTTCCCAGGTGCGGATCGTGAGATGGTCGGGCGTCCGCTCGAGGACGTAGTCGGGCAACAGCGGCGTCTTTCCGAGCCCTCCGGGCGCGTTCACGATGTATTGCGGGATCGCCAGACCGGAGGTGTATCCCCGGAGATATTCCATGATCCGGAGGCCGTCGTCGAAGGACGTGCGGAAATGCGAAGTCCCCCGCACCGTCTTCGCATGGAAGAGGTAATAGGGCCGGACGCGGATCTTGAGCAGTTCCTGGTTCAGGCAGCGCATCACGAACGGATCGTCGTTCACGCCGTTCAGGAGGACCGTCTGGTTCCCGATCGGGATCCCCGCGGCCGAAAGCCGCGCGCAGGCCTCTCCCGCCTCGCGGGTGACCTCCATCGGGTGGTTGAAGTGGGTGTTCACGTACAGCGGATGGTACTTCGCAAGCATCGCGCACAGGTCGTCGTCGATCCGCATCGGCAGGGTCACGGGTGTCCGCGTGCCGACGCGGATGATCTCGACCGAGGGGATCGCCCGGAGCGCCGCGAGGATCTTCTCGAGGCGCGGCGTCGGCATCGTGAACGGGTCGCCGCCGGTGACGAGCACGTCGCGGATCTCGGGATGTTCGCGGACGTAGGCGATCGACGTTTCGATCGTCCGGTCCGAAGCGACGCGGTCG is a window encoding:
- a CDS encoding DUF4250 domain-containing protein — encoded protein: MSSLYKMDPHVVVSLVNTKLRDGVKDLDGVCEELAVERPLLDQMLARIGYVYDAGLKRYRPSDAR
- a CDS encoding KamA family radical SAM protein, yielding MEERNRRAAVMRAEELKRRIDDYLRERERIPKGLERRHENDAGKARMLDYFHAGPSDWDDWRWQLSHRVGDAQTLARLLSLTDRERERIAAVGERFRFAVSPYYLSLVDPADPTDPIRRQAVPHPFELLDPEGEDDPMAEERTSPAGCITRRYPDRLILNVTNECASYCRHCQRRRNIGSVDRVASDRTIETSIAYVREHPEIRDVLVTGGDPFTMPTPRLEKILAALRAIPSVEIIRVGTRTPVTLPMRIDDDLCAMLAKYHPLYVNTHFNHPMEVTREAGEACARLSAAGIPIGNQTVLLNGVNDDPFVMRCLNQELLKIRVRPYYLFHAKTVRGTSHFRTSFDDGLRIMEYLRGYTSGLAIPQYIVNAPGGLGKTPLLPDYVLERTPDHLTIRTWERVVLRIPDRPTRPFPED